Proteins from a genomic interval of Pseudomonas sp. RC10:
- a CDS encoding glycosyltransferase gives MTFDKKTAHPYFLYAGDYQETNNDSRVMHLLCHALNLAGLNAYIAGGTVVSPHLNTPLLTDEILEACSIEQRLPIAVYPGSLQGNPLSSRVVARYILNASDDLIAKEVGTVDTDLVFYHSHDVSHRATEPTILTLPLNDDLHVTAPERDELERFIALTLQAAQRHQSQMNLQVSRWLEDRNLTTVQRRLLDRHQAAHAQSSVVVVILDSTGAVDALGKTLKSVLHWQASSATSIGVHVLTPLEPEGPLPLDVEWDRLGPSTAHQINSLIDKVDHQWLLLLNAGDELIDSGICMLEQRLSNSQACMLYCDEIQFSSGHAGLVFKPDTNLDYLISLPVIMATHWLFRRDTFLAVGGLDSQLPQALEFDLILRIIDDRGLSCIEHIAEPLVSCEPPQLSANPDEVLALGRHLDSRGYPNHQVREYPLRHYHIHYGHATQPLVSIIVPTKDQLPFLRRCVETLLEKTRYFNYELLIVDNDSQTEEAIAWLNELEAIGGEKIRVLRYPYPFNYSAINNFAVTHAKGEYLVLLNNDTAILDGGWLDALLNHAQRPEVGVVGAKLLFPDGQIQHAGVVIGLNGPAGHPFVGQPAATPGYMQRVLVDQNYSAVTAACLMVRRSIYEEVGGLDEELFKVSYNDVDLCLKVSAQGYLVVWTPHALLLHEGSVSQIHVDPNAFAAKIKRFRSEQHGMMSKWLTIMANDPAYSPNLSLEDTGFKFDGRTEFTWRPLKGLPIPTALAVPAIASASAQRRISQPVETLKAEGLLDGVVSVQLPGVIDVERYQPDTIVLHRRLDPSRLESMRELASYSKCLKVLDIDGLPSDLEMAGAVQNAQHLVDRIVVATPALAEIFDRDARPVVILPTRLSPEWAMPLPSRRPNPRPRIGCFVSGDHHSDIALIEALMHHLDVDWILLGSGHARLNHLAVEVHSNAHFWGNRDALTGLNLDLALIPLRDTLSNHCRDHSLLLEYGACGVPVICSDVDGFRGELPVMRLSNQVAVWSGAIAEHLHDEGARIARGEHLRNAVLSAWVQDAAYQQALLKAWLP, from the coding sequence GTGACTTTCGATAAAAAGACAGCCCATCCCTACTTCCTCTACGCCGGTGATTATCAAGAAACCAACAATGACAGCCGGGTCATGCACCTGTTGTGTCATGCGTTGAACCTCGCCGGGCTCAATGCGTACATCGCAGGAGGCACGGTGGTCAGTCCGCACCTGAACACCCCGTTGCTGACGGACGAGATTCTGGAGGCGTGCAGCATCGAGCAGAGGCTGCCGATCGCGGTCTACCCCGGCTCACTGCAAGGCAACCCATTGTCCAGCCGGGTTGTCGCGCGCTACATCCTCAACGCGTCGGATGATCTGATTGCCAAAGAAGTCGGCACGGTCGATACCGACTTGGTGTTCTACCACAGCCACGACGTCAGTCACCGGGCGACCGAGCCGACGATCCTCACGCTGCCGCTGAACGATGACCTACACGTGACGGCGCCGGAACGTGATGAATTGGAGCGGTTTATCGCATTGACCTTGCAAGCGGCGCAGCGTCACCAAAGCCAGATGAACCTGCAGGTGTCCCGCTGGCTGGAAGACCGCAATCTGACCACCGTGCAACGTCGGCTGCTGGATCGACACCAAGCGGCACACGCTCAATCAAGCGTGGTCGTCGTCATCCTGGATTCGACGGGAGCGGTCGATGCGCTCGGAAAGACGCTGAAAAGCGTGCTGCACTGGCAGGCCAGCTCTGCGACGAGCATTGGTGTTCATGTGCTCACGCCTCTAGAACCCGAAGGCCCGCTGCCTCTCGACGTGGAATGGGATCGCCTCGGCCCCTCCACCGCGCACCAGATCAACTCACTGATCGACAAGGTCGATCACCAGTGGCTCCTGCTGCTCAACGCTGGAGATGAGTTGATTGACAGTGGCATCTGCATGCTCGAACAGCGGTTGTCGAACTCGCAGGCTTGCATGCTGTACTGCGATGAAATTCAGTTCAGTAGCGGGCATGCAGGGCTGGTATTCAAACCCGACACCAATCTGGATTACCTCATCAGCTTGCCTGTGATCATGGCGACGCATTGGCTGTTTCGCCGCGACACGTTTCTGGCCGTGGGTGGACTAGACAGCCAACTGCCCCAAGCGCTGGAGTTCGATCTGATCCTGCGAATCATCGACGACCGGGGCCTGAGCTGCATCGAACACATCGCAGAACCGCTGGTGAGCTGTGAACCGCCACAACTGAGCGCCAACCCGGATGAAGTCTTGGCCTTGGGTCGTCACCTCGACAGTCGGGGTTACCCCAATCATCAGGTCCGAGAGTATCCGCTGCGCCATTACCACATCCACTATGGTCACGCGACTCAGCCGCTGGTCTCAATCATTGTCCCGACCAAGGACCAACTGCCCTTCCTGCGTCGTTGCGTGGAAACGTTGCTGGAAAAGACCCGATACTTCAATTACGAGCTGCTCATCGTCGACAACGACAGCCAGACCGAAGAAGCCATTGCCTGGCTGAACGAGCTAGAGGCCATCGGCGGCGAGAAGATCCGTGTACTGCGCTATCCGTATCCGTTCAACTATTCGGCGATCAATAACTTCGCCGTCACCCACGCCAAGGGCGAGTACCTGGTGTTGCTCAACAACGACACGGCCATTCTCGACGGGGGGTGGCTGGACGCGCTGCTCAACCACGCCCAGCGCCCGGAGGTCGGGGTCGTCGGTGCGAAGCTGCTATTTCCAGACGGCCAGATTCAGCATGCAGGTGTGGTCATCGGTCTTAATGGCCCGGCCGGGCACCCCTTTGTCGGTCAGCCTGCCGCCACACCGGGTTACATGCAACGTGTGTTGGTCGACCAGAACTACAGCGCCGTCACGGCAGCTTGCCTGATGGTTCGTCGATCGATCTATGAGGAAGTCGGCGGGCTTGACGAGGAACTGTTCAAAGTTTCCTACAACGACGTCGACCTGTGTCTGAAGGTCAGTGCACAGGGCTATCTGGTCGTCTGGACGCCTCACGCATTACTGCTGCACGAAGGCAGCGTCAGCCAGATCCATGTCGATCCCAATGCCTTTGCGGCGAAGATCAAGCGCTTCCGCTCCGAACAGCACGGCATGATGAGTAAATGGCTCACCATCATGGCTAACGATCCTGCATACAGCCCTAACCTATCCCTCGAAGACACCGGCTTCAAGTTCGATGGGCGTACTGAATTCACCTGGCGGCCACTCAAAGGGCTGCCCATACCCACCGCACTGGCGGTCCCGGCCATCGCCTCCGCATCGGCCCAACGGCGCATCTCGCAACCGGTCGAAACCCTCAAAGCCGAAGGCCTGCTTGATGGAGTGGTCAGCGTACAGCTGCCCGGGGTGATCGACGTGGAGCGTTATCAGCCGGACACTATTGTCCTGCATCGGCGCCTCGACCCATCGCGCCTGGAGTCAATGCGCGAGCTCGCGTCCTATTCAAAATGCCTCAAGGTCCTGGACATCGATGGCCTGCCCAGCGACCTGGAAATGGCCGGCGCCGTTCAAAACGCTCAGCATTTGGTTGACCGCATTGTGGTGGCGACCCCCGCACTGGCGGAGATATTCGATCGCGATGCACGCCCCGTAGTGATTCTGCCCACGCGCCTGAGCCCTGAATGGGCGATGCCTTTGCCGTCGCGTCGGCCCAACCCGCGACCGCGCATCGGCTGCTTCGTGAGCGGTGATCATCACTCGGACATCGCTTTGATCGAAGCGCTGATGCACCACCTCGACGTCGACTGGATTCTGCTGGGCAGTGGCCATGCGCGCCTCAACCACCTTGCCGTTGAAGTGCACAGCAATGCTCATTTCTGGGGAAATCGCGACGCGCTCACCGGATTGAATCTGGATCTGGCGTTGATCCCGCTGCGCGACACCCTGAGCAATCATTGCCGTGATCACAGCCTGCTACTGGAATACGGAGCCTGTGGCGTGCCGGTCATTTGTAGCGACGTGGACGGCTTTCGTGGCGAACTGCCGGTGATGCGCCTGAGCAATCAAGTGGCCGTATGGTCAGGGGCGATAGCAGAACACTTGCACGATGAAGGCGCCCGCATCGCACGGGGCGAACACCTGCGCAACGCGGTCCTGAGCGCTTGGGTTCAGGACGCTGCTTATCAGCAGGCGCTGCTCAAGGCGTGGTTGCCGTAG
- a CDS encoding AraC family transcriptional regulator ligand-binding domain-containing protein, with protein MREKDSVSIYFVQLVVHALRDQPLRLQSVLEGAGIDRALLDDPTARVPASAFASLWLIQIKELRDEFFALDSHGMPLGSFSLICRGLIQEPNLEKALRQCLANFGLFLRDFKGSLIVRGQRAVIALDNLATDPEKRRFGEETFLLLMISLLCWLGGRRITIDRAQFRHTRERLSDDSLLWGFNLSFGEGRTEVEFSSQYLRLPVVQTLPSLKSFLRTAPQWLVIRFRNQRGLAAQVYQRLRGSHYGHWPTLLEMALELKLSPTTFRRRLEREGCAFQGIKDDVRRGIAQQKLRETDMSVVEIAALVGFQEPSAFHRAFKKWTGESPGGYRRGRAAQG; from the coding sequence ATGCGGGAAAAGGATTCGGTGTCGATTTATTTCGTCCAACTGGTGGTGCATGCCTTGCGCGACCAGCCTCTGCGCCTGCAATCGGTGCTGGAGGGGGCCGGAATCGACAGGGCGCTGCTGGACGATCCGACGGCCCGTGTGCCGGCCAGTGCGTTCGCGTCGCTGTGGCTGATTCAGATCAAGGAGCTGCGCGATGAATTCTTCGCCCTGGATTCCCACGGCATGCCGCTCGGCAGCTTCTCGTTGATCTGCCGGGGCTTGATCCAAGAGCCGAACCTGGAGAAAGCGTTGCGTCAATGTCTGGCCAACTTTGGGCTGTTCCTGCGGGACTTCAAAGGCAGCCTGATCGTGCGCGGTCAGCGGGCCGTGATTGCACTGGACAACCTCGCCACCGACCCTGAAAAACGCCGGTTTGGCGAAGAGACGTTTCTGCTGTTGATGATCAGCCTGTTGTGCTGGCTGGGCGGTCGTCGTATCACCATCGACCGCGCGCAGTTTCGCCACACCCGCGAACGGCTGAGCGACGATTCGCTGTTGTGGGGCTTCAACCTGAGCTTCGGTGAGGGGCGCACCGAGGTCGAATTTTCCAGCCAGTACCTGCGCCTGCCGGTGGTGCAGACGCTGCCGTCGCTCAAGTCATTCCTGCGCACGGCGCCGCAATGGTTGGTGATCCGCTTCCGCAATCAACGGGGCCTCGCCGCGCAGGTCTATCAGCGCTTGCGCGGCAGCCATTACGGCCACTGGCCGACGTTGTTGGAGATGGCCCTTGAACTGAAGCTGAGCCCCACCACGTTCCGCCGTCGGCTGGAACGCGAAGGCTGCGCGTTTCAGGGGATCAAGGACGACGTGCGGCGGGGTATCGCCCAACAGAAACTCCGCGAAACCGACATGAGCGTGGTTGAGATCGCAGCGCTGGTGGGTTTTCAAGAGCCCAGCGCCTTTCACCGGGCGTTCAAGAAATGGACGGGGGAAAGCCCTGGCGGCTACCGACGAGGGCGGGCTGCTCAAGGCTGA
- a CDS encoding acetyl-CoA C-acyltransferase family protein: protein MSNTEVFVVSALRTAIGGFGGSLKDVSPIELGTQVSRAALASSGLAAEHIGHVVMGHVIPTEVRDAYLSRVIALEAGLTKETPAMNVNRLCGSGLQAIVSAAQSVLLGDANAVLAGGTESMSRGAYIMPQARWGARMGNVQAYDYMLGALHDPFANIHMGITAENIAENYGITRADQDALALTSQQRAARAIAEGRFEGQIVPIEIATRKGTVTFAQDEHVRADVTAEQLEKMKTAFKKDGTVTAGNASGLNDGAAALVMANGDTVREHGLKPLARLVAYAHAGVEPSMMGLGPIPASRKVLERAGLTVADLDVIESNEAFAAQACAVARELGFDPEKVNPNGSGISLGHPVGATGAIIATKAIHELHRIGGRYALVTMCIGGGQGIAVIFERV, encoded by the coding sequence ATGAGCAATACCGAAGTTTTCGTCGTCAGCGCACTGCGTACCGCCATCGGTGGATTCGGCGGTTCCCTCAAAGACGTCTCGCCCATCGAACTGGGCACTCAGGTCAGCCGCGCGGCCCTCGCCTCTTCCGGCCTGGCGGCTGAGCATATCGGGCACGTGGTCATGGGCCACGTGATCCCGACCGAAGTCCGCGATGCCTATCTGTCCCGCGTCATTGCGCTGGAAGCCGGTCTGACCAAGGAAACCCCGGCGATGAACGTCAACCGTCTGTGCGGCTCGGGACTGCAAGCGATTGTCTCCGCTGCGCAATCCGTGTTGCTGGGGGATGCCAACGCCGTGCTGGCCGGCGGCACCGAATCCATGAGCCGTGGCGCCTACATCATGCCTCAAGCCCGCTGGGGCGCGCGGATGGGCAACGTGCAGGCGTATGACTACATGCTCGGTGCGCTGCATGACCCGTTCGCCAACATTCACATGGGCATCACCGCCGAGAACATCGCCGAAAACTACGGCATTACCCGTGCCGATCAGGATGCCTTGGCGCTGACCAGCCAGCAACGCGCCGCCCGCGCGATCGCTGAAGGCCGCTTCGAAGGGCAGATCGTGCCGATCGAAATCGCCACCCGCAAAGGCACCGTCACGTTTGCACAGGACGAACACGTACGCGCCGACGTGACCGCCGAGCAACTGGAAAAGATGAAGACCGCGTTCAAGAAGGACGGCACGGTCACGGCGGGCAACGCCTCGGGCCTGAACGACGGTGCCGCCGCGCTGGTGATGGCCAACGGTGACACGGTGCGCGAGCACGGCCTCAAGCCGCTGGCGCGCCTGGTGGCCTATGCCCACGCGGGCGTCGAACCGTCGATGATGGGGCTGGGACCCATTCCTGCCAGCCGCAAGGTGCTGGAACGTGCGGGCCTGACGGTAGCCGATCTGGACGTCATCGAGTCCAACGAAGCGTTCGCCGCCCAGGCCTGCGCCGTGGCTCGCGAACTAGGTTTCGACCCGGAAAAGGTCAACCCGAACGGTTCCGGCATTTCCCTCGGTCACCCAGTGGGTGCGACCGGTGCGATCATCGCCACCAAGGCCATTCATGAACTGCACCGCATCGGCGGCCGCTATGCCTTGGTCACCATGTGCATCGGCGGCGGTCAAGGCATCGCCGTCATCTTCGAACGCGTGTAA
- a CDS encoding 3-hydroxybutyryl-CoA dehydrogenase, whose translation MTLHHIAVIGAGTMGNGIAQVCAIAGFDVTLLDINDAALERGLATVRKNLERQVNKQTLTVELAEEALGRIRCITDYAQLNEPQVVIEAATENLDLKLRLLKQIAVHVGADCVIASNTSSLSITQLAASVDSPERFIGLHFFNPVPMMGLIEVIRGLQTADETHVVAIKLAERLNKTAITAGNRPGFVVNRILVPMINEAILVFQEGLATAQDIDDGMRLGCNQPIGPLALADLIGLDTLLAIVEAFHEGFNDSKYRPAPLLKEMVAAGYLGRKSGRGFFVYN comes from the coding sequence ATGACCCTGCATCACATCGCCGTGATCGGCGCAGGCACCATGGGCAACGGCATCGCGCAAGTCTGCGCGATTGCCGGGTTCGACGTGACCCTGCTAGACATCAATGACGCTGCGCTGGAACGCGGCCTGGCCACTGTGCGCAAGAACCTTGAGCGCCAGGTCAACAAACAAACGCTGACGGTCGAGCTGGCGGAAGAGGCGCTGGGACGCATTCGCTGCATCACCGATTACGCGCAGTTGAATGAGCCGCAGGTGGTGATCGAAGCGGCCACCGAAAACCTCGACCTCAAACTGCGCCTGTTGAAACAGATCGCCGTGCACGTGGGGGCTGATTGCGTCATTGCCTCCAACACGTCGTCGCTGTCGATCACCCAGTTGGCGGCCAGCGTCGACAGTCCGGAGCGTTTCATCGGTCTGCACTTCTTCAATCCGGTGCCGATGATGGGCCTGATCGAAGTGATTCGTGGCCTGCAAACGGCCGACGAAACCCACGTCGTTGCGATCAAGCTGGCCGAGCGCCTGAACAAGACCGCCATCACCGCAGGCAACCGGCCTGGCTTCGTGGTCAACCGCATTCTGGTGCCGATGATCAATGAAGCGATCCTGGTGTTTCAGGAAGGCCTGGCGACTGCTCAAGACATCGACGACGGCATGCGTCTGGGCTGCAACCAGCCGATCGGGCCGTTGGCATTGGCCGACCTGATCGGACTCGACACGTTGCTGGCCATCGTCGAGGCTTTCCATGAGGGCTTCAACGACAGCAAATACCGCCCTGCGCCGCTGCTCAAGGAAATGGTCGCGGCGGGGTATCTGGGTCGCAAGAGCGGGCGCGGGTTCTTCGTCTACAACTGA
- a CDS encoding RND family transporter has translation MTNLQQPHDKPTFLEQLIFNNRPTVIGICLLVSIFLFWQATLVRPSTSFEKMIPLGHPFIQKMMEHRNDLANLGNTVRISVEAKQGDIFTKEYMETLRQINDEVFYISGVDRSGLKSLWSPSVRWTEVTEEGFAGGEVIPQSYDGSQDSLDKLRNNVLKSGQVGRLVANNFKSSIVDVPLQEFYPDPADQGKLLPLDYRLFSHQLEEKIRDKYEAQNPNVDIHIVGFAKKVGDLIDGLIMVVMFFGVAFLITLVLLMWFTRCTRSTIAVLSTTLIAVVWQLGLMHVVGFGLDPYSMLVPFLIFAIGISHGVQKINGIALQSSDADNALTAARRTFRQLFLPGMIAILADAVGFITLLIIDIGVIRELAIGASIGVAVIVFTNLILLPVAISYAGISKKAVVRSKQHAVREHPFWRLLSNFAAPKVAKVSVTLALLALAGGLWYGHNLKIGDLDQGAPELRPDSRYNQDNNFIISNYSTSSDVLVVMVKTPPEGCSAYQTLSAINELSWKMENTPGVQSAISLVTVSKQVIKGMNEGNLKWESLSRNKDVLNSSISRADGLYNNTCSLAPLLIFLNDHKAETLDRAVHAVQDFAKANNKEGLEFLLAAGNAGIEAATNEVIKQAELTILILVYICVAVMCMITFRSWAATLCIVLPLVLTSVLGNALMAFMGIGVKVATLPVVALGVGIGVDYGIYIYSRLESFLRADLPLQEAYYETLKSTGKAVLFTGLCLAIGVCTWIFSAIKFQADMGLMLTFMLLWNMFGALWLLPALARFLIKPEKMAGKVGNSLFSH, from the coding sequence ATGACAAATCTTCAACAGCCACACGACAAACCGACCTTTCTCGAACAATTGATCTTCAACAATCGTCCGACTGTGATTGGCATCTGTCTGTTGGTCAGTATTTTCCTGTTCTGGCAGGCCACTCTGGTTCGGCCGTCTACCAGTTTCGAGAAGATGATCCCGCTGGGTCATCCCTTCATTCAGAAGATGATGGAGCACCGCAACGACTTGGCGAACCTGGGCAACACCGTGCGGATTTCGGTGGAAGCCAAACAGGGCGATATCTTTACCAAGGAGTACATGGAGACCCTTCGGCAGATCAACGATGAGGTGTTCTACATTTCGGGTGTTGACCGTTCCGGGCTCAAGTCGCTGTGGAGCCCGAGTGTGCGCTGGACCGAGGTGACAGAGGAGGGCTTTGCCGGTGGCGAGGTGATTCCCCAGAGCTACGACGGCTCCCAGGACAGCCTCGACAAGCTGCGCAATAACGTCCTCAAATCCGGTCAAGTCGGGCGATTGGTGGCGAACAACTTCAAGTCCAGCATCGTCGACGTCCCTCTCCAGGAGTTCTACCCGGACCCGGCGGATCAGGGCAAATTGCTGCCGCTGGATTACCGGCTGTTCTCCCACCAGTTGGAGGAGAAGATCCGCGACAAATACGAAGCGCAGAACCCCAACGTCGATATTCACATCGTCGGGTTTGCCAAGAAAGTCGGCGACCTGATCGACGGCCTGATCATGGTGGTGATGTTCTTCGGCGTGGCCTTCCTGATCACTCTTGTGCTCTTGATGTGGTTCACACGCTGCACGCGCAGCACGATCGCTGTCTTGAGCACCACGTTGATCGCCGTGGTGTGGCAACTGGGGCTCATGCATGTGGTGGGCTTTGGTCTCGATCCTTACTCGATGCTCGTACCGTTTCTGATCTTTGCCATCGGCATTTCCCACGGGGTGCAGAAGATCAACGGCATTGCCCTGCAATCCAGCGACGCCGACAACGCCCTGACTGCCGCGCGTCGCACGTTTCGCCAGCTGTTTCTGCCGGGGATGATCGCGATTCTGGCGGATGCCGTGGGCTTCATCACGCTGTTGATCATCGATATTGGCGTGATTCGCGAGCTGGCCATTGGTGCGTCCATTGGTGTCGCTGTGATCGTGTTCACTAACCTGATCCTGCTCCCCGTTGCCATTTCCTACGCAGGGATCAGCAAAAAGGCCGTTGTGCGCAGTAAACAGCATGCCGTTCGTGAACACCCGTTCTGGCGTCTGCTGTCGAACTTCGCGGCACCCAAGGTCGCTAAGGTGTCGGTCACATTGGCATTGCTGGCATTGGCGGGAGGCCTCTGGTACGGCCACAACCTGAAGATCGGCGACCTTGATCAGGGCGCGCCGGAGTTGCGCCCCGACTCGCGCTACAACCAGGACAACAATTTCATCATCAGCAATTACTCCACCAGTTCTGACGTGTTGGTGGTGATGGTCAAGACGCCGCCTGAAGGCTGTTCGGCCTATCAGACGCTTTCGGCCATCAATGAGCTGTCGTGGAAGATGGAAAACACGCCGGGCGTGCAGTCGGCGATCTCGCTGGTCACTGTGTCCAAGCAGGTGATCAAAGGCATGAACGAGGGCAACCTGAAGTGGGAGTCGCTGTCGCGCAACAAGGACGTGCTCAACAGCTCTATTTCTCGCGCTGACGGTCTGTACAACAACACCTGTTCACTGGCGCCGCTGTTGATCTTCCTCAACGATCACAAGGCCGAGACGCTCGATCGGGCCGTGCACGCGGTGCAGGACTTCGCCAAGGCCAACAACAAGGAAGGGCTGGAATTCCTGTTGGCGGCCGGCAATGCCGGGATCGAAGCGGCGACCAACGAGGTGATCAAACAGGCCGAGTTGACCATCCTGATTCTGGTGTACATCTGCGTCGCCGTGATGTGCATGATCACCTTCCGCTCGTGGGCCGCGACGCTGTGCATCGTGCTGCCGCTGGTGTTGACCTCGGTGCTGGGTAACGCGCTGATGGCGTTCATGGGCATCGGGGTGAAGGTCGCGACCTTGCCGGTGGTGGCATTGGGCGTCGGGATTGGCGTCGATTACGGCATTTACATCTACAGTCGTCTGGAAAGCTTCCTGCGCGCGGATCTGCCACTCCAGGAGGCCTACTACGAAACGCTGAAGTCCACGGGCAAGGCCGTGCTGTTTACCGGTCTGTGCCTGGCGATTGGCGTGTGCACGTGGATTTTCTCAGCGATCAAGTTCCAGGCGGACATGGGCTTGATGCTAACGTTCATGCTGCTGTGGAACATGTTCGGGGCGTTGTGGTTGCTCCCTGCACTGGCGCGGTTCCTGATCAAGCCGGAGAAGATGGCGGGCAAAGTGGGGAATTCGTTGTTCTCCCATTGA
- a CDS encoding YCF48-related protein, with translation MALCGTALAAESTPTAAPAASDTAVFALESAKASRSLLLDVTHAGKRIVVVGDRGHILYSDDQGKSWTQAKVPTRQLLTAVYFVDDQHGWAVGHDAQILASSDGGATWIKQFEDLKREAPLLNVWFKDLSTGIAVGAYGALLETTDGGQHWNDIGERLDNEDQYHLNGIAYVKDAGLFIVGEMGSMFRSSDDGQTWEKLEGPYQGSLFGAVGTSQANTLLAYGLRGNLFRSTDFGSNWEPVALQGERGPLEFSIANASLLPDNSIVLVGNGGSVMRSTDDGETFTVSNRSDRLSLAGVAEDDKGNLILVGQGGVHVTSPTGVDVAQQ, from the coding sequence ATGGCCCTCTGCGGCACGGCACTGGCTGCTGAAAGCACGCCGACCGCTGCCCCCGCCGCCAGCGACACGGCCGTTTTCGCACTGGAGTCCGCCAAAGCCTCTCGCAGTCTGCTGTTGGACGTGACTCACGCCGGTAAGCGAATTGTGGTGGTGGGAGACCGCGGTCACATTCTTTATTCCGATGATCAAGGCAAGTCCTGGACTCAAGCCAAAGTGCCAACCCGGCAATTGCTCACAGCGGTGTACTTCGTCGACGACCAGCATGGCTGGGCTGTCGGTCATGATGCGCAGATTCTCGCCAGCAGCGATGGCGGTGCCACCTGGATCAAACAATTCGAAGACCTCAAGCGCGAGGCGCCGCTGTTAAACGTCTGGTTCAAGGACCTCAGCACTGGAATCGCAGTGGGGGCCTACGGCGCGCTGCTGGAGACCACCGACGGCGGTCAGCACTGGAATGACATCGGCGAACGGCTGGATAACGAAGACCAGTACCATCTCAATGGCATCGCTTACGTAAAGGATGCAGGTCTGTTCATCGTCGGCGAAATGGGCAGCATGTTTCGCTCATCGGATGACGGTCAAACCTGGGAAAAACTCGAAGGCCCGTATCAAGGTTCGTTGTTCGGCGCAGTGGGTACGTCCCAAGCGAATACGCTGCTGGCGTACGGCCTGCGCGGCAATCTGTTCCGCTCCACGGATTTCGGCAGCAACTGGGAGCCGGTCGCGCTGCAGGGGGAGCGTGGGCCGTTGGAATTCAGCATCGCCAACGCTTCATTGTTGCCGGACAACTCCATCGTGCTGGTCGGCAACGGGGGGAGTGTCATGCGCAGCACCGATGACGGCGAGACGTTCACCGTTTCCAATCGCTCGGACCGTCTCTCACTGGCCGGTGTGGCCGAGGACGACAAAGGCAATCTCATTCTGGTAGGACAAGGCGGCGTTCACGTCACCTCGCCGACAGGCGTTGATGTCGCTCAACAATAA